Proteins encoded by one window of Canis aureus isolate CA01 chromosome 13, VMU_Caureus_v.1.0, whole genome shotgun sequence:
- the CCDC24 gene encoding coiled-coil domain-containing protein 24 has translation MLRDSPSLWELVEEHVPLPERPEVKRLLGETTVDLSLELRAEVVTLQALLREARASRASGSRPTSEPSSLLAPPPLLRDLVRQELRQLLLSLRQKAIREGRDQTQAWVQYSPRVLRFALEEPRCDLPEQKIQMRSEPSGQRDLSIIKDQLNVSSIDQVAGHLRILLEEECHTLERMVPILQRCLEEYTGAPQPSEATLEPTLAELKEQKAAMQQELQAPLRPPCASSSRSSPWGPPAGVSGPCLASMGLQELGLGLSSAAGPLLLRGATPNPEAWPPPAAGDGSFSAARGQSQLLLQCPAQHPRPPPEGLVTRKASASAGPHASCRLSAAMAQPASDLVSDEPLPGHRHCPSVWALPPTPLVKSLVPGSDNQSLWPSFSWLSTKAWQAEVSSQPRLLSPWGTQTKHSSSSETGIEISLKSMDFKILVVHTDG, from the exons ATGCTCCGGGACTCCCCGTCGCTGTGGGAGCTGGTGGAGGAGCACGTTCCGCTCCCGGAGCGGCCCGAAGTGAAGAGGCTTCTGGGGGAGACGACGGTGGACCTGAGCCTGGAGCTGCGGGCAGAG GTGGTGACGCTACAGGCCCTGCTCCGGGAGGCTCGAGCCTCCCGAGCCTCGGGCTCCCGCCCCACCTCTGAGCCCTCCTCGCTTCTGGCACCGCCGCCCCTCCTAAGAGACCTCGTGCGCCAGGAGCTGAGGCAGCTGCTCCTGAGTCTCCGCCAGAAGGCCATCCGCGAGGGCAG GGACCAGACCCAGGCTTGGGTCCAGTACAGCCCCAGGGTCCTGCGCTTTGCCTTGGAGGAGCCTAGGTGTGATTTGccagaacagaaaatccagatgAGGAGTGAACCCAG TGGTCAGAGGGACCTCAGCATCATCAAGGACCAGCTGAACGTGTCCAGCATCGACCAGGTTGCTGGACACCTGCG GATCCTCCTGGAGGAGGAGTGTCACACCTTGGAGAGGATGGTCCCCATCCTGCAG CGCTGCCTGGAAGAGTATACAGGGGCACCCCAGCCCTCTGAGGCAACCCTAGAGCCCACCCTGGCAG AGCTAAAGGAACAGAAGGCAGCCATGCAACAGGAGCTGCAGGCACCTCTGAGGCCCCCCTGCGCCTCCTCCAGCCGCAG CAGCCCGTGGGGTCCTCCAGCTGGGGTCTCGGGCCCGTGCCTCGCCTCCATGGGGCTTCAGGAGCTCGGGCTGGGCCTCTCCAGTGCTGCCGGCCCACTCCTCCTCCGGGGCGCCACCCCCAACCCCGAGGCCTGGCCACCGCCTGCCGCTGGGGACGGCAGCTTCAGTGCGGCCCGCGGACAAAGCCAGCTTCTGCTCCAGTGTCCAGCGCAGCACCCTAGGCCCCCACCTGAGGGGCTGGTCACGAGGAAGGCTTCGGCTTCTGCTGGACCTCACGCCAGCTGCCGCCTCTCCGCCGCTATGGCCCAGCCTGCTTCAGATCTGGTCTCAGATGAGCCCTTGCCAGGACACCGACACTGTCCGTCTGTCTGggccttgccccccacccccctcgtCAAGTCCCTAGTGCCCGGTTCTGACAATCAGAGCCTTTGGCCCTCCTTCTCCTGGCTCTCCACAAAGGCCTGGCAGGCAGAGGTCTCATCCCAGCCCCGACTCTTGTCCCCCTGGGGGACTCAGACAAAGCACAGCAGCAGCTCAGAGACAGGAATagaaatttcattaaaatctATGGACTTTAAAATCCTAGTGGTGCACACGGATGGGTAG